A genomic region of Sphingobium sp. HWE2-09 contains the following coding sequences:
- the nusG gene encoding transcription termination/antitermination protein NusG, whose translation MARWYIIHAYSGFENKVKELILSEAERMGLSQLVEQVEVPVETVTEVKRGKKVQVERKFMPGYVLAKLAMNDDIYHLIKNTPKVTGFLGSMGKPQAISETEAARYFGARKEAEAAPKHKVSVDYEIGDAVKVLDGPFASFNGVVEELDFEKNRVKVSVSIFGRATPVELDFEQVELSK comes from the coding sequence ATGGCGCGCTGGTACATCATCCACGCCTATTCGGGCTTCGAGAACAAGGTCAAGGAATTGATCCTGTCCGAAGCCGAGCGCATGGGCCTCTCCCAGTTGGTCGAACAGGTCGAAGTGCCTGTCGAAACCGTGACCGAGGTCAAGCGTGGCAAGAAGGTGCAGGTCGAGCGCAAGTTCATGCCCGGCTACGTTCTCGCCAAGCTGGCGATGAACGACGACATCTATCATCTGATCAAGAACACCCCGAAGGTGACGGGTTTTCTGGGATCGATGGGCAAGCCGCAGGCGATCAGCGAAACCGAAGCTGCGCGCTATTTCGGCGCCCGCAAGGAAGCCGAAGCCGCGCCCAAGCACAAGGTCAGCGTCGATTACGAAATCGGCGACGCGGTCAAGGTATTGGACGGTCCCTTCGCCAGCTTCAACGGCGTGGTCGAGGAACTGGATTTCGAAAAGAACCGGGTCAAGGTGTCGGTGTCGATCTTCGGTCGCGCCACCCCTGTCGAACTGGATTTCGAGCAGGTAGAGCTTTCCAAATAA
- a CDS encoding YihY/virulence factor BrkB family protein has product MKQPIAQQVHVDAPWKIPPRAWWEILKRVYAALSANHIGLLAAGVAYYAFLSIAPLLAAVVLTYGLVGDPAIVSRHMQAIITVVPADAAGLINDQLLGVVSTRKPAIGFGLLLALAIAVYGATRAASAIMEALNIVYGQKEGRNILRFYRTSMGITFSAVLVVVAGVFTATIIGLLQDFLTNWGPGVLFAIKAATWLCAGLLASVIFGLIYRFGPNRRYAQWQWLTVGSVSATLFWLVATLGVSFYVSTFGNYNKTYGSLGAVVVLQLWLFVSAYIVLLGAQINAEAERQTSADTSVPKPIEQAA; this is encoded by the coding sequence ATGAAGCAGCCAATCGCGCAGCAGGTGCATGTCGATGCACCATGGAAGATCCCGCCACGTGCATGGTGGGAGATATTGAAGCGCGTCTATGCCGCGCTGTCGGCCAATCATATCGGGCTGTTGGCGGCGGGCGTGGCCTATTACGCCTTTCTGTCGATCGCGCCGCTGCTGGCGGCTGTCGTGCTCACATACGGCTTGGTCGGCGATCCTGCGATCGTCAGTCGGCATATGCAGGCGATCATAACCGTGGTCCCGGCCGACGCCGCCGGGCTGATCAACGACCAGCTGCTGGGCGTCGTCAGCACCCGCAAGCCCGCGATCGGTTTCGGGCTGCTGCTGGCACTGGCGATCGCCGTCTATGGCGCGACGCGCGCAGCCTCGGCGATCATGGAGGCACTCAACATCGTCTATGGGCAGAAGGAAGGCCGCAATATCCTCCGCTTCTACCGCACGTCGATGGGCATCACCTTTTCGGCCGTGCTGGTCGTGGTGGCGGGCGTGTTCACTGCGACGATCATCGGCCTGTTACAGGATTTCCTGACCAATTGGGGACCGGGCGTGCTGTTCGCCATCAAGGCGGCGACCTGGCTATGCGCAGGATTGCTGGCTAGCGTCATCTTCGGCCTCATCTATCGCTTCGGCCCCAATCGCCGCTACGCCCAATGGCAATGGCTGACGGTCGGGTCGGTGTCCGCGACCCTGTTCTGGCTGGTCGCGACGCTGGGCGTGTCCTTCTACGTGTCCACCTTCGGCAACTACAACAAGACCTACGGCTCGCTGGGCGCGGTGGTGGTACTGCAGCTCTGGCTGTTCGTATCGGCCTATATCGTGCTGCTGGGCGCGCAGATCAACGCGGAGGCGGAGCGGCAGACCAGCGCCGATACCAGCGTTCCCAAGCCAATCGAACAAGCCGCATAA
- a CDS encoding DEAD/DEAH box helicase, translating to MAFETLHPLLAQALTTKGYEALTPVQSEVTQEEAFGRDLIVSAQTGSGKTVAFGLAMASELLGDADRLPPPAWPLALVIAPTRELALQVSRELEWLYAGARARIATCVGGMDAAKERRALAQGAHIVVGTPGRLRDHLERGALDLSALKTAVLDEADEMLDMGFREDLEGILDATPEGRRTLLFSATMPKPIVQLARRYQKDAFQITSAAGERGHGDISYQAMTVAPADIENAVVNLLRYHEAETAILFCATRDNVRHLHASLTERGFAAVALSGEHSQNERNHALQALRDKRARVCVATDVAARGIDLPTLTLVVHVELPRDAETMQHRSGRTGRAGKKGTAVLIVPYPRRRRVELMLRGAKIPVEWTTAPSKEAIAQQDAERLRAQLLAPAELEESDWTLGAELLEAKSAKEIAAMLVRSARAAMPAPEELLDASEAPARRDGPRPGFEDTQWFRMNIGRTQNADPRWILPLICRRGHVSRGDIGAIRITTNETMFEIPKAISAKFLAAVRRSGEAGDEGADVMFDPVDGAPRVEARENRKQLRPANGDRPNRSGPPRGGPGAGSRGGGAPHSPRPFKGAGAGGPRKGPPRSRG from the coding sequence ATGGCATTTGAAACGCTCCACCCCCTCCTCGCCCAGGCGTTGACCACCAAGGGCTATGAAGCCCTGACCCCCGTCCAGTCCGAAGTGACGCAGGAGGAAGCCTTCGGCCGCGACCTGATCGTGTCGGCGCAGACCGGTTCGGGCAAGACCGTCGCTTTCGGCCTCGCCATGGCGAGCGAATTGCTGGGCGACGCCGATCGCCTGCCCCCGCCCGCCTGGCCGCTGGCGCTGGTGATCGCGCCGACGCGCGAACTGGCGTTGCAGGTCAGCCGCGAGTTGGAATGGCTCTATGCCGGCGCCCGCGCCCGCATCGCCACCTGCGTTGGCGGCATGGACGCGGCCAAGGAACGCCGCGCCCTGGCGCAGGGCGCGCATATCGTCGTCGGCACGCCTGGCCGTCTGCGCGACCATCTGGAACGCGGCGCGCTCGACCTGTCGGCGCTCAAGACCGCCGTGCTGGACGAAGCCGACGAAATGCTGGACATGGGCTTCCGTGAAGATCTGGAAGGCATTCTCGACGCCACGCCGGAAGGCCGCCGCACGCTGCTGTTTTCGGCCACCATGCCAAAGCCGATCGTGCAGCTGGCCCGCCGCTATCAGAAGGACGCGTTCCAGATCACGTCCGCCGCCGGTGAGCGCGGCCATGGCGACATCAGCTATCAGGCGATGACCGTTGCGCCTGCCGACATCGAAAATGCGGTGGTGAACCTGCTGCGCTATCATGAGGCGGAAACGGCGATCCTGTTCTGCGCCACGCGCGACAATGTCCGCCACCTCCACGCCAGCCTGACCGAGCGCGGCTTTGCCGCCGTCGCGCTGTCAGGCGAGCATAGCCAGAATGAACGCAACCATGCGCTGCAAGCGCTGCGCGACAAGCGGGCGCGGGTCTGCGTGGCGACGGACGTCGCGGCGCGCGGCATTGATCTGCCCACGCTGACGCTGGTGGTCCATGTCGAACTGCCGCGCGACGCGGAGACGATGCAGCATCGGTCGGGTCGCACGGGGCGCGCGGGCAAGAAGGGCACCGCCGTGCTGATCGTGCCCTATCCCCGTCGCCGCCGCGTCGAATTGATGCTGCGCGGGGCGAAGATCCCCGTCGAATGGACGACGGCGCCATCCAAGGAAGCCATCGCCCAGCAGGATGCCGAACGGCTGCGCGCGCAACTGCTCGCTCCTGCCGAACTGGAAGAGTCCGACTGGACGCTGGGCGCCGAATTGCTGGAGGCCAAGAGCGCCAAGGAAATCGCCGCCATGCTGGTGCGCAGCGCCCGCGCCGCCATGCCCGCGCCCGAGGAACTGCTGGACGCCAGCGAAGCCCCCGCGCGTCGCGACGGGCCGCGCCCGGGGTTCGAGGATACCCAGTGGTTCCGCATGAATATCGGCCGCACGCAAAATGCCGATCCGCGCTGGATCCTGCCGCTGATCTGCCGTCGCGGCCATGTGTCGCGCGGGGATATCGGCGCGATCCGCATCACCACCAACGAAACGATGTTCGAAATCCCCAAGGCGATTTCGGCCAAGTTCCTCGCCGCCGTCCGTCGTTCGGGCGAAGCGGGTGACGAAGGCGCGGACGTGATGTTCGATCCCGTCGACGGCGCACCGCGCGTCGAAGCACGGGAAAATCGCAAGCAGCTCCGCCCCGCC
- a CDS encoding phosphopantetheine-binding protein, with translation MQAQNSQPVDRTIDVDSMMRALLRDTLSLTQTQVDAFDADTPLFGALPELDSMAVAGLLTEIEDRFDILIEDDDIDGDTFETFGSLVAFARGKLA, from the coding sequence ATGCAGGCGCAAAATTCTCAGCCGGTCGACCGGACAATCGATGTGGACAGCATGATGCGGGCGCTGCTGCGCGACACGCTCAGCCTGACGCAGACCCAGGTCGACGCGTTCGACGCGGACACCCCCCTGTTCGGCGCGCTGCCGGAACTGGATTCCATGGCGGTGGCGGGCCTGCTGACCGAAATCGAGGACCGCTTCGACATCCTGATCGAGGATGACGATATCGACGGCGACACATTCGAAACCTTCGGTTCGCTGGTCGCTTTCGCGCGAGGCAAGCTGGCCTAG
- the rplA gene encoding 50S ribosomal protein L1 yields MAKLTKKAKALATAVDREKLHGVDEALGLIKTHATAKFDESVEIAINLGVDPRHADQMVRGVVTLPAGTGKDVRVAVFARNDKAQQALDAGADIVGAEDLLELIQAGNIDFQRVIATPDMMGLVGRLGKVLGPKGLMPNPKLGTVTPNVAEAVKAAKGGQIEFRVEKAGIIHAGLGKSSFSAEDLRKNFDAFVDAIVKAKPTGSKGKYVRKIALSSSMGPGVKVDVAEVAAV; encoded by the coding sequence ATGGCAAAGCTGACCAAGAAGGCGAAGGCTCTGGCCACCGCGGTTGACCGCGAAAAGCTGCACGGCGTTGACGAAGCGCTGGGCCTGATCAAGACCCATGCGACCGCCAAGTTCGACGAAAGCGTCGAAATCGCGATCAACCTGGGCGTCGATCCCCGTCACGCCGACCAGATGGTCCGCGGCGTCGTCACCCTGCCCGCTGGCACCGGCAAGGACGTTCGCGTCGCCGTGTTCGCCCGCAACGACAAGGCGCAGCAGGCGCTCGACGCCGGCGCCGACATCGTGGGCGCCGAAGACCTGCTGGAATTGATCCAGGCCGGCAACATCGATTTCCAGCGCGTCATCGCGACGCCGGACATGATGGGCCTGGTCGGTCGCCTGGGTAAGGTGCTTGGCCCCAAGGGTCTGATGCCGAACCCAAAGCTCGGCACCGTCACGCCGAACGTCGCCGAAGCTGTGAAGGCCGCCAAGGGTGGTCAGATCGAATTCCGCGTCGAAAAGGCCGGTATCATCCATGCGGGCCTGGGCAAGTCGAGCTTCTCGGCCGAAGATCTTCGCAAGAATTTCGACGCATTCGTCGATGCGATCGTGAAGGCCAAGCCGACCGGTTCGAAGGGCAAGTATGTCCGCAAGATCGCCCTGTCGTCCTCGATGGGTCCGGGCGTGAAGGTCGACGTAGCGGAAGTCGCCGCGGTCTGA
- the trxB gene encoding thioredoxin-disulfide reductase: MTATHSTRMLILGSGPAGLSAAIYGARAGLAPIVVQGMQPGGQLTITTDVENYPGFKDVIQGPWLMEQMQSQAEHVGAQMMYDQIVDVDLSERPFKLRGDGGTLYVADTLVICTGAQAKWLGVEGEEHLQGKGVSACATCDGFFYRGKKVVVIGGGNTAVEEALYLTNHSHDVTLIHRRDSLRAEKILQQRLHAHPHIKVLWNKAVERFVGGGTPEGLVGVDLIDTVTGEKSHEPTDGGFVAIGHHPATELFTGKLPTDEGYLLVEKGTTHTAIPGVFAAGDVTDKIYRQAVTAAGMGCMAALDVEKFLAEQDFEAVVEAGVDA; the protein is encoded by the coding sequence ATGACCGCCACGCACAGCACCCGCATGTTGATCCTCGGTTCCGGCCCCGCTGGCCTGTCCGCCGCCATCTATGGCGCGCGCGCGGGTCTGGCGCCGATCGTGGTGCAGGGGATGCAGCCGGGCGGGCAGTTGACCATCACGACCGATGTCGAAAATTATCCCGGCTTCAAGGACGTGATCCAGGGACCATGGCTGATGGAGCAGATGCAGTCGCAGGCCGAACATGTCGGCGCGCAGATGATGTACGACCAGATCGTCGATGTCGACCTGTCCGAACGCCCCTTCAAGTTGCGTGGCGACGGCGGTACGCTCTATGTCGCGGACACGCTGGTCATCTGCACCGGCGCGCAGGCCAAGTGGCTGGGCGTCGAGGGCGAGGAGCATTTGCAGGGCAAGGGCGTGTCCGCATGCGCCACTTGCGACGGCTTTTTCTATCGCGGCAAGAAGGTCGTGGTGATCGGCGGCGGGAATACCGCGGTTGAGGAAGCGCTGTACCTGACCAATCACAGCCATGACGTGACGCTGATCCACCGCCGCGATTCGCTGCGTGCGGAAAAGATATTGCAGCAGCGGCTGCACGCCCATCCGCACATCAAGGTGCTGTGGAACAAGGCGGTGGAGCGCTTTGTGGGCGGCGGTACGCCCGAAGGGTTGGTCGGCGTGGACCTGATCGATACGGTAACGGGCGAAAAGTCGCATGAGCCGACCGATGGTGGCTTCGTGGCGATCGGCCATCACCCCGCGACCGAATTGTTCACCGGCAAACTGCCGACCGACGAAGGCTATCTGCTGGTGGAGAAGGGCACGACCCATACGGCCATCCCCGGCGTCTTCGCGGCGGGCGACGTCACCGACAAAATCTATCGTCAGGCCGTGACGGCGGCGGGCATGGGCTGCATGGCCGCGCTGGATGTCGAGAAGTTCCTGGCGGAACAGGATTTCGAGGCGGTGGTGGAAGCCGGGGTGGACGCTTAA
- the secE gene encoding preprotein translocase subunit SecE: MAKVSPGEFVNQVQVEGKKIVWPTGRETIMTGVMVVIMTTLLGLFFFGIDTFFGAIVQWLLGVAAGRA; this comes from the coding sequence ATGGCGAAGGTTTCCCCCGGCGAATTCGTCAATCAGGTCCAGGTCGAAGGCAAGAAGATCGTGTGGCCCACGGGTCGCGAAACGATCATGACCGGTGTGATGGTCGTCATCATGACGACGCTGCTGGGCCTGTTCTTCTTTGGCATCGACACCTTCTTCGGCGCGATCGTCCAGTGGCTGCTGGGTGTTGCGGCGGGCCGGGCATAA
- the rplK gene encoding 50S ribosomal protein L11 has product MAKKITGYIKLQVPAGAANPSPPIGPALGQRGVNIMEFCKAFNASTDKMEKGTPLPTIITVYADRSFTFTTKQPPATYLIKKAINLKSGSKEPGKIVAGKITRAQLAEVAQAKMADLNANDIDAATKIIEGSARAMGLDVVEG; this is encoded by the coding sequence ATGGCCAAGAAGATTACGGGCTATATCAAGCTCCAGGTGCCCGCTGGAGCCGCCAACCCCTCGCCGCCGATCGGTCCGGCGCTGGGTCAGCGCGGTGTGAACATCATGGAATTCTGCAAGGCGTTCAACGCGTCGACGGACAAGATGGAAAAGGGCACGCCGCTGCCGACCATCATCACCGTCTATGCCGACCGCAGCTTCACCTTCACCACGAAGCAGCCGCCCGCCACCTATCTGATCAAGAAGGCGATCAACCTGAAGTCGGGTTCCAAGGAACCGGGCAAGATCGTCGCCGGCAAGATCACCCGCGCCCAGCTCGCCGAAGTCGCACAGGCCAAGATGGCCGATCTGAACGCGAACGACATCGACGCTGCAACGAAGATCATCGAAGGCTCCGCTCGCGCGATGGGCCTCGACGTGGTGGAGGGCTAA
- a CDS encoding GNAT family N-acetyltransferase yields the protein MLAPREYQTIDEARQALAGRLDRACAPALFDRIDWFASLHDHCLADQPVHILHAQDGEAQAWLFLRSPAPRRASALANWYSFAWAPIFIGAPDVQTQQRLLDALARPLLARYAHIDLYPLEDAAPLMAALRRVGWFVVQRPMGGRYLLPVEGRSFADYWASRPGKLRNLVKRKGRGTPFTLSIDTRLTDDLWRDYVAVHDRSWKAPEPGLDFLRDLAERESAAGTLRLGFARTEGRAVATQLWTVEHGVALIHKLSHDSAFDRASPGTLLSHAMFERAIDGDRVRLIDYGTGDNAYKTDWMDRRIPLYQVDAFNPRFASAWLPAARTAISALVG from the coding sequence TTGCTGGCGCCAAGGGAATATCAGACGATCGATGAAGCGCGGCAGGCCTTGGCCGGTCGGCTCGATCGCGCCTGCGCCCCGGCCCTGTTCGACCGGATCGACTGGTTCGCCAGCCTGCACGATCATTGCCTGGCCGACCAGCCCGTCCATATCCTCCACGCGCAGGACGGAGAGGCGCAAGCCTGGCTCTTCCTGCGTTCCCCCGCGCCGCGCCGCGCCAGCGCCCTTGCCAACTGGTATAGTTTTGCCTGGGCGCCGATCTTCATCGGCGCGCCTGATGTGCAGACGCAGCAACGATTGCTCGACGCCCTCGCCCGTCCCCTGCTCGCCCGCTACGCTCATATCGATCTCTATCCGCTGGAGGATGCTGCGCCGCTGATGGCTGCATTGCGCCGTGTCGGCTGGTTCGTGGTGCAACGGCCGATGGGCGGCCGTTATCTGCTACCGGTCGAAGGGCGCAGCTTTGCCGACTATTGGGCCTCGCGCCCCGGCAAGCTGCGCAATCTGGTCAAGCGCAAGGGGCGCGGCACGCCCTTCACCCTGTCGATAGACACGCGCCTGACGGACGATCTGTGGCGCGACTATGTCGCTGTACATGATCGCAGTTGGAAAGCGCCCGAACCCGGCCTGGATTTCCTGCGCGATCTGGCGGAGCGGGAAAGCGCGGCAGGCACATTGCGGCTGGGCTTTGCGCGAACCGAGGGCCGCGCGGTGGCCACCCAGTTGTGGACCGTCGAACATGGCGTCGCCCTGATCCACAAGCTTAGCCATGACAGCGCCTTTGACCGCGCCTCCCCCGGCACATTGCTCAGCCATGCGATGTTCGAACGGGCGATCGACGGGGATCGGGTGCGCCTGATCGACTATGGCACGGGCGACAATGCGTACAAGACCGACTGGATGGACCGCCGCATCCCGCTCTATCAGGTCGATGCCTTCAATCCGCGCTTCGCCTCCGCCTGGTTGCCCGCCGCGCGCACCGCCATTTCCGCGCTTGTAGGTTAA